The genomic interval AGATTCGGGGTGCTGCCGCGCGGAAACTTCAGGCCGATGCCGGCATTGTTCAGGCGCGCGGCGAAGCGTGCCGGGCCGACCCGCTCGAGCAGGTCCACCGCCGGCACGTTCAACGACAGGCGCAAGGCACTGGCGGCGCCGACCGGACCGTTGAAGGCCTCGTCGAAATTGCCCGGGCGGTAATCGCCGAAACTCTGCGGCGCGTCCACCAGCAGGCTTTCGGAATGGATCAGGCCGTCGTCCAGGGCCATGCCGTACAGGAACGGCTTGAGCGTGGAACCGGGCGAGCGCCAGGCCTGCACCATGTCCACGTCGCCGAGCCGCTTGCGGTCGCCGAACATCACCGAACCGATGTAGGCACGCGCCTGCAGGTCGCGGTTGTCCACCACCAGCAACGCCGCGGAGGTGCGCTCGGGCAGTTGCGAGAAATACGCGCTGACCCGGTCCTCCAGGGTGCGCTGCAGGTCGGCATCGATCGTGGAGACGATGTGCGCGGCGCGCGGCGCTTGCCGGCGCAGGCGCTCGGCCAGCAGCGCGGCATGCATCGGCGATTGCAGCGAGCGCGCCACCACCGGCTCGATGCGCGCGTCGTCGACCTGCTCGCGCGACCATACGTGCAGTTCCACCATGCGCTCGAGCACCTTGTCGCGCGCGGCGCGCGCGGCCTCCGGATGCCGGTCCGGGCGTAGCCGGCTCGGCGCCTGCGGCAGCACCGCCAGCAGCGCCGCCTCGGCCTGCGACAGACGCGCCGCCGGCTTGCCCAGGTAGGCCCAGCTGGCCGCGTCCACACCCTCGATGGTGCCGCCGTAGGGTGCGCGCTCCAGGTACAGCTGCAGGATCTGGCGCTTGCTCAGATGCACCTCCAGCTGCAGCGCGCGCAGCACCTGCTGCGCCTTGCCCCATGGCGTGCGCGTGCTGACGTCGTCCGGCATCAGGATCCGCGCCACCTGCATGGTCAGGGTGGAGCCGCCGGAGACGATGTGGCGCGAGAACACCCATTGCTTGGCCGCGCGCAGCAGCGCCCACGGATTGACGCCGGGATGGCGCCAGAACCAGCGGTCCTCGTAATTCAGCAGCGCCTGCAGGTACAGCGGCGACACGCTCTGCGGCGTGGCCGGGTAGCGCCACACGCCGTTGCTGTCGGCGAAGGCGCGCAACGGCGTGCCATCGGCGGCCACCACCAGGGTGGAGGTGTCGCGCGATTTCGGCAGCGGCAGCGGGAACGCCAGGTCCAGCAGCAACAGCGTGGCCAGCAGCGCCGCCGTGCCCCAGCGCAGCACGCGCCAATGCCTGCGATCCACGTGCGGCCGCGGCAACAGGCGCGTCCAGCGCCGGGTGCGCCGCGCGCGGGGCGTGGCGGCGGAGACGTCCTGTGGCATGCGGGCTCCCGGTGGAAGCGGCTATTTTGCCCGTTGCGGCGCCGCCGGCGCATCCGCGCGGTGCAATTGCACCGCCTGCGCCAGGAACGGCGCGCACAGCGCCTGGGCCGCAGCGTGCTCCACCACCAGATGGTCGATCGCCGCCACCGCGGCCACCAGATGCGGCGCGTGCGCGCCGAGCTTGTCCACGGTGACCACCACCGCGGTCTCGCCGCTGGCCTCGATCATCGCGCGCTTGAACAGCGCCTCCTCGCCGTCCACGCCCCACAGCCCGCGCTCGGCATCGACCGCGCAAGCGCCGGGAAAGCACAGGTCGGCGCGGACCTGGCGCAGTTGCTGCAACGCCTGCGCGCCGACCGCCGCGCCGATCCGCGGATCGATCCGGCCGCCGATCAACAGGATCTCGATGCCCTCGCGCGGCATCAGCAGTTGCGCGATATCCGGCGCATTGGTGATCACGGTCAGCCCCTGCCGCTGCGGCAGCGCGGCGGCGATGGCGCTGTTGGTGGAACCGGCGTCGATCAGCAACACCTGCCCCGGACGCACCAGCGCGACGGCCGCCTGCGCCAGCGCGCGCTTGCGCTCGGCATGCTCCTCGTGCCGCTGCGGCAGCGGCGCGAAGCCCGGCGTGGGCGGCAGCGCGCCGCCGTAGACGCGGCGGCACAGGCCCTGCGCGGCCAGATCGCGCAGGTCGCGGCGGATCGAATCCTCCGACACCGCGAACGCCGCAGCCAGCTCGGTGGCCACGACCCGGCCCTGCTCGCGCAGGCGTTGCAGGATCGCCTGCTGGCGTTCCTGCGGCAGCGCGTCGGCGGCGGCCGTCATGCGCCCGCTCCGGCGCTGCGCAGCGGCAGGCCCAGCGCGCGCAGCTCGGCGCGCAGCGTGGCCGCATCACGAAACTGCAATGCGTGCAACCCCTGCGCGGTGGCGGCGTGCACGTTGCGCGGCGCGTCGTCGACGAACACCGCGCGCGCCGGATCGATGCCGTAGCGCGACAGCAGCAGCGCGAAGATCGCCGGATCCGGCTTCACCAGGCGTTCCTGCCCGGACACCAGGATCCCGGCGAAACGCTGCAGGAACGCATAGCGCCGCAGCGCGACCGGGAACGTCTCCTGCGACCAGTTGGTCAGCGCGTACAGGCGCACGCCCTGCGCGTGCAGCTCTTCCAGGATCTGCACGCTGGCGTCGAGCGGGCCGCCGAGCGTCTCTTCCCAGCGCAGGTGATAGGCGGCGATGCGTTCGGCCTGCGCCGGATGCAGCGCGCTCAATTCGGCGACCGCGTTGCGCCATGGCCGGCCGGCGTCCTGGCGCTCGTTCCACTGCGGCGAGCACACCTCGGCGAGGAAGCGCTCCATCTCGGTTTCGTCGTCGAACAGTTGCCGATACAGATAGCGCGGGTTCCAGTCGATCAGCACGCCGCCGAGGTCGAAGATCACGGTGTCCGGTACGTGCGCGGGAGTGGATGGCATGGTGTGGGTTCCTTCGGATCAGTGCCGCAGCAGCCGCGACCCCATCGCCACCAGCAGCAACAGCCCGGCCACCGCCAGCAACGCGGTGGGCAGGCTGCTGGCGTGGGCGAGGAAGCCGATCAGCGCCGGGCCGGCGAGCAGGCCGGTATAGCCGAGCGTGGTCAACGCGGCGATCGCCACCGCCGGCGAGGTGCCGGGCAGGCGCCCGGCCGCACCGAACAGGATCGGCACCAGGTTCGACACGCCCAGGCCGACCAAGGCGTATCCCAACAGGCCGCTGGCGACACCCGGCAGTTGCGTGGCCAGCAGCAGGCCGCCGGCAGC from Xanthomonas sp. DAR 34887 carries:
- a CDS encoding HAD family hydrolase — encoded protein: MPSTPAHVPDTVIFDLGGVLIDWNPRYLYRQLFDDETEMERFLAEVCSPQWNERQDAGRPWRNAVAELSALHPAQAERIAAYHLRWEETLGGPLDASVQILEELHAQGVRLYALTNWSQETFPVALRRYAFLQRFAGILVSGQERLVKPDPAIFALLLSRYGIDPARAVFVDDAPRNVHAATAQGLHALQFRDAATLRAELRALGLPLRSAGAGA
- a CDS encoding DeoR/GlpR family DNA-binding transcription regulator, which gives rise to MTAAADALPQERQQAILQRLREQGRVVATELAAAFAVSEDSIRRDLRDLAAQGLCRRVYGGALPPTPGFAPLPQRHEEHAERKRALAQAAVALVRPGQVLLIDAGSTNSAIAAALPQRQGLTVITNAPDIAQLLMPREGIEILLIGGRIDPRIGAAVGAQALQQLRQVRADLCFPGACAVDAERGLWGVDGEEALFKRAMIEASGETAVVVTVDKLGAHAPHLVAAVAAIDHLVVEHAAAQALCAPFLAQAVQLHRADAPAAPQRAK
- the pbpC gene encoding penicillin-binding protein 1C, producing MPQDVSAATPRARRTRRWTRLLPRPHVDRRHWRVLRWGTAALLATLLLLDLAFPLPLPKSRDTSTLVVAADGTPLRAFADSNGVWRYPATPQSVSPLYLQALLNYEDRWFWRHPGVNPWALLRAAKQWVFSRHIVSGGSTLTMQVARILMPDDVSTRTPWGKAQQVLRALQLEVHLSKRQILQLYLERAPYGGTIEGVDAASWAYLGKPAARLSQAEAALLAVLPQAPSRLRPDRHPEAARAARDKVLERMVELHVWSREQVDDARIEPVVARSLQSPMHAALLAERLRRQAPRAAHIVSTIDADLQRTLEDRVSAYFSQLPERTSAALLVVDNRDLQARAYIGSVMFGDRKRLGDVDMVQAWRSPGSTLKPFLYGMALDDGLIHSESLLVDAPQSFGDYRPGNFDEAFNGPVGAASALRLSLNVPAVDLLERVGPARFAARLNNAGIGLKFPRGSTPNLALILGGTGAQLEELVGAFAALNRDGIAGHVRYTASDKVIDRRLMSPGAAWIVREILEANPRPGYGIGTFDVGTRPRVAWKTGTSYGYRDAWAIGSTRRYTVGVWVGRPDGTPLPGQYGAVTALPLMFETIDSLPRARGDNAPRPMPGNVQQLDVCWPLGIAADQTPPALCQRRFSAYALDGAVPPTFAERDARLWSAGRDTVQVDARSGLRLSPDCARPHQAVQRELARWPALLTPWLHASERQAGQLPALAPDCRDDGRGGNDVLRIEGLNDRATLARAPGSPSVRLQVRALGTAAPVDWLLDGRWIARTEGARNFQRDFAEAGDHTLTALASNGAWTQVRFRVLH